A single region of the Aeromonas hydrophila subsp. hydrophila ATCC 7966 genome encodes:
- a CDS encoding LysE family translocator — MELTSWLALAAICVMGAISPGPSLALIIRNTVQGGQGHGVATALGHGFGVGIYALITALGLAILITQTPLLFDVIRYGGAAFLAWLGVKALLAKPAKGEASEEVHQLRGRQGAFEGFMVAFLNPQLAVFFIALFSQFVHADTGWREGGIMMLTAGGIDAVWYVLVALVLSRGPVLAWLKAKSFVIDKVSGLVLLGLALKVVL, encoded by the coding sequence ATGGAACTGACGAGTTGGCTGGCACTGGCCGCAATCTGCGTGATGGGGGCCATCAGCCCGGGGCCGAGCCTGGCGCTGATCATCCGCAACACGGTGCAGGGAGGGCAGGGGCACGGTGTGGCCACCGCGCTTGGTCACGGCTTCGGGGTTGGCATCTATGCGCTGATCACGGCTTTGGGTCTGGCCATCCTGATCACCCAGACCCCGCTGCTGTTTGACGTTATTCGCTACGGCGGCGCCGCGTTTCTCGCCTGGCTCGGGGTCAAGGCGCTGCTGGCCAAGCCTGCCAAGGGGGAGGCGAGCGAAGAGGTGCACCAGCTGCGCGGTCGGCAAGGCGCCTTTGAAGGTTTTATGGTGGCCTTTCTCAACCCCCAGCTCGCGGTCTTCTTCATCGCCCTGTTCAGCCAGTTTGTGCATGCCGACACCGGCTGGCGCGAAGGTGGCATCATGATGCTGACCGCCGGCGGGATCGACGCGGTCTGGTATGTGCTGGTGGCGCTGGTGCTCTCTCGTGGCCCCGTGCTTGCCTGGCTCAAGGCAAAATCCTTCGTCATCGACAAGGTGAGCGGTCTGGTGCTGCTGGGGCTGGCCCTGAAGGTGGTGCTCTGA
- a CDS encoding peptidase U32 family protein gives MHQNKHPLSHNNRLELLAPAKNLAYGIEAINHGADAVYMGGPAFGARSAAGNSLEDIEALARHAHRFGAQVFVAFNTLLHDHELEQARRLTHQIYEAGADALIVQDMGLLALDLPPIALHASTQTDNRTPEKVKFLQDVGFSQVVLARELSLAQIREISATTNVQLEFFIHGALCVSYSGQCNISHARTGRSANRGECAQLCRLPCSLQKPDGQVLVADSHLLSLKDMDQTDNLEALIEAGIRSFKIEGRLKGLDYVKNVTAWYRQKLDAILDSRSDLVASSAGRCSYSFTPDPKKSFNRGSTDYFLHGRQQGIDSTKSPKYVGEPLGRVTRVTKDGIEIDGKPVSLNNGDGLGFFKPNNELVGMRLNKVEGKQLLLSERMPGLKVGTEIYRNHDQAFSKVLEKTSADRRIRVDMVLAECDEGLRLTLTDEQGISAAVALLCDKQPADNPERALQQARDQLGKLGNTLFVARKVELAFTHPLFIAASMLNGLRREGIAALEAARLASYQRPERRIALRDIHYPQHRLSYLGNVLNSAAEQFFREHGVERIAPAYEANKEEREVVLMITKHCIRYSQNLCPNEVPGLKAEPLELKMGKDTFRLRFDCHRCEMHVMGSLKC, from the coding sequence ATGCACCAGAACAAGCACCCGTTAAGCCACAACAACCGATTGGAGCTGCTGGCTCCGGCCAAGAACCTCGCCTACGGCATCGAAGCCATCAACCACGGTGCCGATGCCGTCTACATGGGCGGCCCCGCCTTTGGCGCCCGCAGCGCGGCGGGCAACTCCCTCGAGGATATCGAAGCGCTGGCGCGCCATGCCCATCGCTTCGGTGCCCAGGTCTTTGTCGCCTTCAACACCCTGCTGCACGATCACGAACTGGAGCAGGCCCGGCGGCTGACTCACCAGATCTACGAGGCGGGGGCCGATGCGCTGATCGTCCAGGACATGGGGTTGCTGGCGCTCGATTTGCCCCCCATTGCGCTCCATGCCAGTACCCAGACCGACAACCGTACCCCGGAGAAGGTGAAATTCCTGCAGGATGTGGGCTTCTCCCAGGTGGTGCTGGCGCGCGAGCTGTCCCTTGCGCAGATCCGCGAGATAAGCGCCACGACCAATGTGCAGCTGGAGTTCTTTATCCACGGGGCGCTCTGCGTCTCCTACAGCGGTCAGTGCAACATCAGCCATGCCCGGACCGGCCGCAGCGCCAACCGTGGCGAATGTGCCCAGCTCTGTCGCCTGCCCTGCTCGCTGCAAAAGCCGGATGGCCAGGTGTTGGTGGCGGACAGCCACCTGCTCTCCCTCAAGGACATGGATCAGACCGACAACCTGGAGGCGCTGATCGAGGCGGGGATCCGCTCCTTCAAGATTGAAGGGCGTCTCAAGGGGCTCGATTACGTCAAGAACGTCACCGCCTGGTATCGGCAGAAACTCGATGCCATTCTGGATAGCCGCAGCGATCTGGTGGCCTCCTCGGCCGGCCGTTGCAGCTACAGCTTCACGCCTGATCCCAAAAAGAGCTTCAACCGCGGCAGCACCGATTACTTCCTCCATGGTCGCCAGCAGGGGATCGACTCCACCAAGAGCCCGAAATATGTGGGCGAGCCGCTGGGCCGGGTCACCAGAGTCACTAAGGATGGCATCGAGATAGATGGCAAGCCCGTGAGCCTCAACAACGGCGATGGCCTTGGCTTCTTCAAGCCGAACAACGAGCTGGTAGGGATGCGCCTCAACAAGGTGGAAGGTAAGCAGTTACTCCTGTCAGAGCGCATGCCGGGCTTGAAGGTAGGCACCGAAATCTACCGCAACCACGATCAGGCATTCAGCAAGGTGCTGGAGAAGACCAGCGCCGATCGCCGCATCCGGGTCGATATGGTGCTTGCAGAGTGCGATGAGGGCTTGCGCCTCACGCTTACCGACGAGCAGGGCATCAGTGCCGCCGTCGCGCTTCTCTGCGACAAACAGCCTGCCGACAACCCGGAGCGGGCGCTGCAACAGGCGCGCGACCAACTTGGTAAACTCGGCAATACCCTGTTTGTGGCGCGCAAGGTTGAGTTGGCGTTTACTCACCCATTATTCATCGCCGCATCGATGCTCAACGGCTTGCGCCGGGAGGGTATCGCCGCGCTGGAGGCTGCCCGTCTGGCCAGCTACCAGCGCCCCGAGCGGCGCATCGCGCTGCGGGATATCCACTATCCCCAGCACCGTCTCTCCTATCTTGGCAACGTGCTGAACAGCGCGGCCGAACAGTTCTTCCGCGAGCACGGGGTGGAGCGCATAGCGCCCGCTTATGAGGCGAACAAGGAGGAGCGGGAAGTGGTGCTGATGATCACCAAACACTGTATCCGCTACAGCCAGAACCTCTGCCCGAACGAGGTGCCGGGCCTCAAGGCCGAGCCGCTGGAGCTCAAGATGGGCAAGGACACCTTCCGCCTGCGTTTTGACTGCCACCGCTGCGAAATGCATGTGATGGGGAGTTTGAAGTGTTGA
- a CDS encoding class I SAM-dependent methyltransferase, with product MTRFNGEGALDYDLRITRLVPGYELLHQLSASQLMGRLGPEARVLLVGVGTGSELLLLGSLCPRWQFIAQDISADMLAQARRQAEQAGMAARITWWEGPLPADSMACDGALCLLVLHFLPQEHKAALLADIARQLRRGAPLLLADLMAAQDDDERAVMGLHAHRAGLPRSASEQMVLRLAQDFFPLDEKQTRHLLQAAGFGVGRRYFQALGFHGWLAERL from the coding sequence ATGACGCGATTCAATGGAGAGGGGGCGCTGGATTATGATCTGCGCATTACCCGATTGGTGCCCGGTTATGAGCTGCTGCACCAGCTCAGCGCGTCCCAATTGATGGGACGGCTTGGGCCGGAGGCACGCGTTCTGCTGGTGGGAGTCGGCACGGGCAGCGAACTGCTGTTGCTGGGCAGCCTGTGTCCCCGCTGGCAGTTCATTGCCCAGGACATATCCGCCGACATGCTGGCGCAGGCCAGAAGGCAAGCCGAGCAGGCGGGGATGGCGGCGCGGATCACATGGTGGGAGGGGCCGTTGCCGGCCGACAGCATGGCGTGTGACGGTGCACTCTGTCTGCTGGTGCTGCACTTTCTGCCGCAGGAACACAAGGCGGCACTGCTCGCCGACATCGCCCGCCAGCTCAGGCGCGGTGCCCCTCTGTTGCTGGCCGACCTGATGGCTGCGCAAGACGATGACGAGCGCGCCGTGATGGGGCTGCACGCGCACCGTGCCGGTCTGCCTCGGAGCGCCAGCGAACAGATGGTACTGCGCCTGGCACAGGACTTCTTTCCCCTCGATGAGAAACAGACCCGGCACCTGTTGCAGGCGGCGGGCTTTGGCGTTGGTCGGCGCTATTTTCAGGCGCTCGGGTTCCATGGCTGGCTGGCCGAGCGCCTGTGA
- a CDS encoding methylated-DNA--[protein]-cysteine S-methyltransferase: MICYDILPSRCGDLLVAIDEHGLLHVDFVAGLRALPDMSGWQQDKTALAPFLAQFEAYFAGRLQRFTLPLAPRGTAFQQAVWQALCDIPYGETRSYSDIARAIGKPNAVRAVGAANGRNPLSIIIPCHRVIGQNGSLTGYAGGLPIKQALLTLEGISG; the protein is encoded by the coding sequence ATGATCTGCTACGATATCTTGCCCAGCCGCTGCGGCGATCTGCTGGTAGCCATCGACGAGCACGGCCTGCTGCACGTGGACTTCGTGGCGGGACTGCGCGCACTGCCCGACATGAGTGGCTGGCAACAGGACAAGACGGCGCTGGCCCCTTTTCTCGCACAATTTGAGGCCTACTTTGCCGGCCGTCTGCAACGCTTCACCCTGCCGCTCGCACCAAGAGGCACGGCGTTTCAGCAAGCGGTCTGGCAGGCGCTGTGCGACATCCCCTACGGCGAGACCCGCAGCTACAGCGACATCGCCCGCGCCATCGGCAAGCCCAATGCGGTGCGGGCAGTGGGTGCCGCCAACGGCCGCAACCCGCTCTCGATCATCATCCCCTGCCACCGGGTGATCGGCCAGAACGGCAGCCTGACCGGCTATGCGGGGGGATTGCCCATCAAGCAGGCGCTGCTCACGCTGGAGGGTATCTCTGGTTGA
- a CDS encoding AlkA N-terminal domain-containing protein, giving the protein MPTDHAMTMSPTTGDEAGLPLSAEQCHAARLARDARFDGRFFTGVLSTGIYCRPVCPARPPHEHNVRYFQSAAAAEQHGLRPCLRCRPELAPAAPGDLPPTLARLLSRIDRGELAEGSLTTLAEQAGISERTLRRQFEQHLGASPKQVEQTRRLLLAKRLLTETRLPITDIAFAAGFASIRRFNDAWQQAYGLAPRALRRQSESTGDDAALTQAEPQTEEGAMLTLQLPYRPPYDVAAMLAFYRLRAIPGLERVDGEVYERWHRVGDQVARVRISQGKGHSLLLSVHDLPPAALPDLLYRVRRMWDLDADMQRIGARLGQDPLLASLQARWPGVRLPAGWDEYEVMLRAIVGQQVSVKGAITILGRLVARTEAQFGMAQLPTPAQLCELNLDGIGMPGSRIRTLQGLAQALASGELSLISASDEQLLALPGIGPWTVAYWRLRCGLDPDAFPASDLVLLKALGGGTKLPVKAVLAHSERWRPWRGYAASWLWHAMSEEPALLTESAPGRAASDNQAEETTP; this is encoded by the coding sequence ATGCCAACAGATCACGCCATGACGATGTCGCCGACCACAGGGGATGAGGCAGGCCTGCCGCTCAGCGCCGAGCAGTGCCATGCCGCCCGCCTGGCCCGCGATGCGCGCTTCGACGGCCGCTTCTTTACCGGCGTGCTCTCCACCGGCATCTACTGCCGGCCTGTTTGTCCGGCGCGGCCGCCACACGAGCACAACGTGCGCTACTTCCAAAGCGCCGCCGCAGCGGAGCAGCACGGCCTACGTCCCTGCCTGCGCTGCCGGCCGGAGCTCGCGCCCGCCGCCCCCGGCGATCTGCCGCCGACGCTGGCGCGCCTGTTATCCCGGATCGATCGCGGCGAGCTGGCGGAAGGCTCGCTCACCACGCTGGCGGAACAGGCCGGCATCAGTGAGCGCACGCTGCGCCGCCAGTTCGAGCAGCACCTCGGCGCCTCGCCGAAACAAGTGGAGCAGACGCGCCGGCTGCTGCTCGCCAAGCGGCTGTTGACCGAAACCCGGCTGCCCATCACCGACATCGCGTTTGCGGCGGGCTTTGCCAGCATTCGCCGCTTCAACGACGCCTGGCAGCAAGCATACGGGCTGGCGCCGCGGGCGCTGCGCCGTCAGAGCGAGTCAACCGGCGACGACGCCGCCCTGACGCAAGCTGAACCACAGACCGAGGAGGGGGCAATGCTCACGTTGCAACTGCCCTACCGCCCCCCGTACGACGTGGCGGCCATGCTGGCGTTCTACCGGCTGCGCGCCATTCCGGGGCTGGAGCGGGTAGATGGCGAGGTCTATGAACGCTGGCACCGGGTCGGCGATCAGGTCGCGCGGGTGCGCATCAGCCAGGGCAAGGGGCACAGCCTGCTGCTCAGCGTCCATGATTTGCCGCCCGCCGCGCTGCCGGATCTGCTGTATCGGGTGCGCCGGATGTGGGATCTCGATGCCGACATGCAGCGCATCGGTGCGCGGCTCGGGCAGGATCCGCTGCTGGCGAGCCTGCAGGCGCGCTGGCCGGGGGTTAGGCTGCCCGCCGGCTGGGATGAGTACGAGGTGATGCTGCGTGCCATCGTCGGCCAGCAGGTATCGGTCAAGGGGGCCATCACCATACTCGGACGGCTGGTGGCGCGCACCGAGGCGCAATTCGGGATGGCGCAGTTGCCCACCCCTGCCCAGCTGTGCGAACTCAATCTGGACGGTATCGGCATGCCCGGCAGCCGGATCAGAACGCTGCAGGGGCTGGCACAGGCGCTGGCCAGCGGCGAGTTGAGCCTGATCAGCGCTAGCGATGAACAACTGCTGGCACTGCCCGGTATCGGCCCCTGGACGGTCGCCTACTGGCGGCTGCGCTGCGGACTGGACCCGGATGCCTTCCCCGCCTCGGATCTGGTGCTACTGAAGGCGCTGGGGGGCGGCACCAAGTTGCCGGTAAAAGCGGTATTGGCCCACAGCGAAAGGTGGCGGCCCTGGCGCGGCTACGCGGCGAGCTGGCTGTGGCATGCAATGAGTGAAGAGCCGGCTCTGCTGACCGAGTCGGCACCAGGCCGCGCAGCAAGCGACAACCAAGCAGAGGAGACAACCCCATGA